In the Streptomyces sp. WMMC940 genome, TACCCCGGACCCCACCCCGCACGCACTCCGGCCGGCGTCGACGCGTCCATACCTCCCGTCACGCCGGTCACGCCGGTCCACCGTGCAGTTCGAACCACACCGCCTTGCCGAGGCCGTGGGCCCGTACACCCCACGCGTCAGCGAGGCTCTGCACCAGCAGCAGGCCCCTTCCGTGCGTGCTCTCGTCGGGCACGGGCTCCGCGGGCGGCTCCACCAGCCCGGTCGTGAAGTCCCTTACCTCGACCCGCAGTCGTGCGGGTGCCACCGTCGCCGTGACGACCGCCCCGTCCTCCGTGTGCACCAACGCGTTCGTCACCAGTTCACTGGTCAGCAGCTCCGCCACCTCGGCCGAGCCCGGCTCGCCCCAGTGGCCCAGCAGGGCCCGCAGAGCCCTTCTCACCTCCGGTACCGCCCTGAGGTCCGCGCGCCTCACGCTGCGTCGCAACTGCGCGGCGCCCGAACCCTCCTGACGTCCCGCCATTTTCCCCCACCGCACGTCGGAACGGTCCCTTCCCCTTCGGTCGTCCCGTCCGGCTCGAACAGGCACTCCCGGAATGCATGCCCCGCGGACGTGCCGCCACGCATGCCGATCTCACCCGGAGTCACGGACGCGGCACGTTCCGCAGGTTCGAGCGCGCCATCTGGACCATCCGGCCGACGCCGCCGTCCAGCACGATCTTGCTCGCGGAGAGCGCGAAACCCGTGACCATCTCGGCGCTGATCCTCGGTGGGATGGACAGGGCGTTGGGGTCGGTGACGACGTCGACGAGGGCCGGGCCGTCGTGCGCGAAGGCGTCCTTGAGCGCGCCCGCGAGCTGCTTCGGCTTCTCGACCCGGACGCCGTACATCCCCACGGCCCGGGCCAGCTCGGCGAAGTCCGGGTTGAGGTTGCCGGTTCCGTAC is a window encoding:
- a CDS encoding ATP-binding protein → MAGRQEGSGAAQLRRSVRRADLRAVPEVRRALRALLGHWGEPGSAEVAELLTSELVTNALVHTEDGAVVTATVAPARLRVEVRDFTTGLVEPPAEPVPDESTHGRGLLLVQSLADAWGVRAHGLGKAVWFELHGGPA